Below is a window of Vibrio gazogenes DNA.
GTTAATCTGTTCGCTGAATATCAGGGGTGGGACAACGGCTGGTGTCCGTTTGTTGAATTTGGGCTGACATCTCAAAATACGCACCAAAGCACGGCAGGCAAAGACCAATACGTCCCACGCTACCGGGTCGGTTTGAAATACAACTTCTAAATATCCGATTTTGAACATTGGTCATTCAGGCAGATATCGAATCAGCACTGCACTCGGGATGCGACCACCCAGCAACAAGGACTGCGCCGCATTATATCGATATCTGCCTCCCCAAAGTGGCGCTTCGGAAACGCATCCGCAGCAAAACAATAGCACCACCACTCATGCATCAGGCTGCCACATGGAGACATGTGAAGATGTCACACGGCTTCGGATTCAGCCTTTTCTTTTCAATACGAGGTTCACCATGATGAAACTGTACAGAACGACATTACTTATGACGTCGATTTTGTCTTTATCTGCCTGCTCACAATATAGCGCCCTCCCCGCGCCTCAGGATTTAACTTGGCAGGCGATTACCTTCGGTCAGTCAACCGATCTGAATTTTGCATCAACGATTTTACCGGAAAAAGTCGGGCTCAATGCTGTTACTTTCAATGGCCAATCTGTACAACCAGGCCCACTGCTCAACACATTTACCATTGAAAGTCGTGGTGGCAAACTGGCGAATTCACATGAAGGCATGACGTACTACTACACCAAACTCCCGGCCAACGCGAACTTCACCTTATCAGCAACGGTCATACTCAACCAACTTGGCCCGGAAACAGGCTCAACCCCGAACCGTCAGGAAGGGGCTGGCATCATGGTCCGTGATATTCTGGGCTCTCCGCGTTTAGATCCTCAGCCTCCCGGCGCAGAAGAATTCCCCTCGGCATCGAATATGGTGATGCATACACTACGCGCCAATAAAAAGAAAAACAACGGGCGGATCAATGTCAATGCCACCTACCGGGAAGGGGTTTACCAACCATGGGGAACCAAAGGAAACCACATCGTCCGGAATGAATTTGTCAAAGGGGTTCCCTATGGGAACACCATCGCCTACCGGATGTCACTCAGCCGGACGAATGCTGGCTATACTGCGACCTATCATTATGGTGATATCAGTGAAAGCCATCACATCAAAGGCGCGAATACCAATATCATCGCCATGCAGGATCCAAAGCATCAATACGTTGGTTTTTTTGCTTCACGTAATGCCAAAGTCACCATCAGCAATGCTCATCTGACGGTTCAGTCGGGGACGCTGACCAATGCACCGGCCTATCACCCTCAATCGGCACCGCCGGTACTGCAACCGGCATCTCCCAAGCAGTCAGCCACAACGGATTATCTGTTTCAGTCACGCGCCAGTGACACCGGTGAATTTACCCTCTACCAAGACGGTAAGTTACTGGTTAAAAATCAAAAAGTTACCGCAGGTCAACTGTTCAGTGTGAACACCGACCTAGCAACACCAAAAACACGATTTTCGCTCCATTTCACCCCTGGATCCGGCTCAAACCATGCCCCTCAACAGTATCAACAAACCGTGACTAAAGTGGCACTCAAAGATCCAATGCATCTTCTCGTCAATCCCAATGGCGATCATGGCCGGCTCACCCTCACTGATGCGATTCGATTGCTCCCTCCGGGTGGCACGATCACACTTGAAGATGGCGAATATGGGGCACTGAGCATTCCACTGACTGCAAGTGGACAAGCGAATCAGATCAAAACGCTGAAAGCCGGTGGGGATCATGTTCGTTTTACGGGGGACATTACCCATCATGCAAACTACTGGCATATCTCTCACCTTGAAGTTGCTGGTGCACGTTATCTTGTCTATGGCAGTTACAATACATTTGATCGCATTATCACTCATGATGCATCAGATACCGGTTTTCAAATTACCTCACCGGCAAAATCTCCCCGTGCATTTTGGGCAAGTCATAACCTTGTACAAGACAGTCAAAGCTATAACAACATGGATCCGTCCCAGATCAATGCCGACGGTTTCGCAGCCAAAATGCGTATCGGTAACGGCAACACCTTCATTCGTTGTATTTCTCACCACAACATCGATGATGGCTGGGATCTGTTCAATAAAGTAGAAGACGGACCCAATGGGGTTGTCACCATCATCGATTCGATCGCTTATAAAAATGGTCAGACGCTACAAGTGAAAGCCAGAGGCGGCAGCCGAGGAAACGGATTTAAACTTGGCGGAGAGGGATTACCCGTCGCACATATCATCAAAAATAACCTTGCTTATCAAAACAATATGGACGGTTTTACCGACAATTTTAATCCGGGCCGTTTAACTCTTGAAAACAATGTCGCCATTGATAATAAGCGCTTCAATTTCCTGATCAGAAAGAGCCCTTATACCGAGACTCAGAAACAAGGAACCTTCGTTGGCAATCGTTCTTATCGCTTCTATTCTGCCAGCCCATATGATGATGTCATTCATGCGGATACCCGTCGGAACAATACGCTGATTGTCGATGGTCAACCGACCGATGATAACGGAGAGCACCCTGCGCATGCGCTGCTATCGAAATTGAAACAAGCTGCCAAAATTTCCTCTCAAGAACCAATCCCCGGTCAAATGGCCGTTCACAACATCCAGACATGGCTGCATCAGCACCCCTGATCAACCTCTTGCCTAGTTTGATGCGATTTGTCGGGTTTCACCCAGAAACCTGACATTCATCGCAAATGAGTCAACATAACCATATGATTTATATAGACTATACATCTATTTCCACTAAGGTGTTCTACACTCATTGAGTCATGGCTCATGAGCAACCGCTTCATTCCTCCGGTGATAGCACACATCTTCGGTTATGCCATTCTGCTGAGTGAATCCCCGTCAGCCCCCCTCTCTTAATCACGACACACATCACACTTAATTATAAAAAAACAAAATTGAACCATCGTTTTGATATTAATCACACACCTTTTTATTTTTTTGTTTAAGAATAGACATATCAAATATTCATAAAGGGATAAGTAATGCAATATGATTATCTTGTGATTGCAGGTTACTTCATACTGATGATCGCGATCAGTCTACTGTTTAAAAAGATGGCGAGCGCCAGTACCAGTGACTACTTCAGAGGTGGCGGTAAAATGCTATGGTGGATGGTGGGTGCAACTGCATTCATGACTCAGTTTTCTGCCTGGACGTTTACCGGTGCTGCCGGAAAAGCATTTAACGATGGGTTCGCGGTTCTGGCCGTTTTCATCGGTAATATGGTGGCTTATGTTTTTGCACACTTCTATTTTGCCCGCCGTTTCCGCCAAATGCGTGTTGATACACCAACCGAAGGCATCAAACGCCGCTTCGGTAATGGAAACGAGCAATTTTTTACGTGGGTAATTATTCCACTGAGTGTCATCAATGCCGGGGTATGGTTGAATGGGCTTGGTGTTTTCGCCTCAGCGGTCTTTAACGCTGATATCATTACCACCATTTATGTCACTGGCGCTGCGGTTTTAATTATTTCGCTGCTCAGTGGGGCTTGGGGCGTGGTTGCATCAGACTTTATCCAAACCCTCATC
It encodes the following:
- a CDS encoding right-handed parallel beta-helix repeat-containing protein; this encodes MKLYRTTLLMTSILSLSACSQYSALPAPQDLTWQAITFGQSTDLNFASTILPEKVGLNAVTFNGQSVQPGPLLNTFTIESRGGKLANSHEGMTYYYTKLPANANFTLSATVILNQLGPETGSTPNRQEGAGIMVRDILGSPRLDPQPPGAEEFPSASNMVMHTLRANKKKNNGRINVNATYREGVYQPWGTKGNHIVRNEFVKGVPYGNTIAYRMSLSRTNAGYTATYHYGDISESHHIKGANTNIIAMQDPKHQYVGFFASRNAKVTISNAHLTVQSGTLTNAPAYHPQSAPPVLQPASPKQSATTDYLFQSRASDTGEFTLYQDGKLLVKNQKVTAGQLFSVNTDLATPKTRFSLHFTPGSGSNHAPQQYQQTVTKVALKDPMHLLVNPNGDHGRLTLTDAIRLLPPGGTITLEDGEYGALSIPLTASGQANQIKTLKAGGDHVRFTGDITHHANYWHISHLEVAGARYLVYGSYNTFDRIITHDASDTGFQITSPAKSPRAFWASHNLVQDSQSYNNMDPSQINADGFAAKMRIGNGNTFIRCISHHNIDDGWDLFNKVEDGPNGVVTIIDSIAYKNGQTLQVKARGGSRGNGFKLGGEGLPVAHIIKNNLAYQNNMDGFTDNFNPGRLTLENNVAIDNKRFNFLIRKSPYTETQKQGTFVGNRSYRFYSASPYDDVIHADTRRNNTLIVDGQPTDDNGEHPAHALLSKLKQAAKISSQEPIPGQMAVHNIQTWLHQHP